From one Bacteroides eggerthii genomic stretch:
- a CDS encoding ExbD/TolR family protein, whose amino-acid sequence MGRAKIKKKSTFIDMTAMSDVTVLLLTFFMLTSTFVKKEPVQVTTPASVSEIKIPETNVLQILVDPNGKVFMSLDKQSDLRNVLEAMGQEYGVTFTPEETKKFMLASTFGVPMKSMKKFLDLPQDQQDAVLKNEGIPIDSIDNQFKAWVRNARATNADLRIAIKGDADTPYSVIKNVMNSLQDLRENRYNLITSLKTTAED is encoded by the coding sequence ATGGGTAGAGCGAAAATCAAAAAGAAAAGCACGTTCATCGATATGACGGCCATGAGTGACGTGACTGTATTGTTGCTTACTTTCTTCATGCTGACTTCTACGTTTGTGAAGAAAGAGCCGGTACAGGTAACTACTCCGGCATCTGTATCCGAGATTAAGATACCGGAAACGAACGTTCTCCAGATATTGGTCGATCCGAACGGGAAAGTGTTTATGAGTTTGGACAAGCAGTCCGACTTACGTAATGTGCTGGAGGCTATGGGGCAGGAGTACGGAGTGACTTTTACTCCTGAGGAGACGAAGAAGTTCATGCTGGCATCCACTTTCGGAGTGCCGATGAAGAGCATGAAGAAATTTCTCGACCTGCCGCAAGACCAGCAGGACGCTGTATTAAAGAATGAGGGAATACCTATTGACAGTATCGACAACCAGTTCAAGGCATGGGTGCGTAACGCGCGTGCCACGAATGCTGATTTGCGTATCGCCATTAAGGGGGATGCCGATACTCCTTATTCCGTAATCAAGAATGTAATGAACTCGCTTCAGGATCTTAGGGAGAACAGGTATAACCTGATTACCTCTTTGAAGACCACTGCTGAAGATTAA
- a CDS encoding ExbD/TolR family protein, giving the protein MAEIQESGNKKGGKNKQKKMTVRVDFTPMVDMNMLLITFFMLCTSLSKPQTMEISMPSNDKNITEEQQTKVKASQAITLLLGDSDKLYYYDGEPNYKDYTSLKETSYQADGLRAMLLQRNRTAVNEVNKLKQQKLELKISEDDFRKQLSEIKSGKDTPTVIIKATDAASYKNLIDALDEMQICNIGKYVITDIADADQFLIKNYESKGELSQNIAE; this is encoded by the coding sequence ATGGCTGAAATACAAGAAAGCGGTAATAAGAAAGGTGGAAAGAACAAGCAAAAGAAGATGACTGTCCGGGTGGATTTTACGCCGATGGTGGACATGAATATGTTGCTGATCACTTTCTTCATGCTGTGTACTTCACTGAGCAAACCTCAGACGATGGAGATAAGCATGCCGAGCAATGATAAGAATATCACCGAAGAGCAGCAGACCAAAGTGAAAGCGTCGCAGGCAATCACGCTGTTGCTGGGAGACAGTGATAAATTGTACTATTACGATGGAGAGCCCAACTATAAGGATTATACTTCGCTGAAAGAGACTTCTTACCAAGCGGATGGTCTGAGGGCTATGCTTCTGCAACGTAATAGGACTGCTGTAAATGAGGTGAACAAACTGAAACAGCAGAAACTGGAACTTAAAATATCAGAAGATGACTTCAGAAAACAGCTTTCCGAGATAAAGAGTGGGAAGGACACGCCGACAGTCATCATCAAGGCTACCGATGCAGCCTCGTATAAAAACCTGATTGATGCTCTTGATGAAATGCAGATATGTAATATAGGCAAGTATGTGATAACGGACATAGCCGATGCCGATCAGTTCCTGATAAAGAACTATGAAAGCAAAGGGGAACTGTCGCAGAATATTGCCGAATAA
- a CDS encoding energy transducer TonB: protein MAKVDLSSLEWCDLIFSGKNKAYGAYKMREDSPRRHNIAVILVIVIALIGFSIPTLIKMATPKQKEVMTEVTTLSQLEEPEVKQEEMKRVEPVAPPPPALKSSIKFTAPVIKKDEEVRDEDEIKSQTELTETKVAISIADVKGNDEANGKDIADLKQVVTQAPEEEEKVFDMVEQMPTFPGGTNELMKYIADHLKYPTIAQENGVEGRVICQFVVSSDGRVRDAKVVKTLDPYCDKEAIRVIMSMPKWIPGKQNGKAVSVKYTVPIVFRLQ from the coding sequence ATGGCTAAAGTAGATTTAAGTTCTTTGGAATGGTGTGACCTGATATTCAGCGGCAAGAATAAGGCGTACGGCGCCTATAAGATGCGTGAAGACTCTCCGCGCCGCCACAACATAGCTGTGATATTGGTGATAGTGATAGCCTTGATAGGTTTCAGCATTCCGACCCTGATAAAGATGGCGACTCCAAAGCAGAAAGAGGTGATGACCGAAGTGACCACCCTGTCGCAATTGGAAGAACCGGAAGTAAAGCAGGAAGAGATGAAACGTGTGGAGCCTGTTGCACCACCGCCACCGGCATTGAAGAGTTCTATCAAGTTTACTGCTCCGGTCATCAAGAAGGATGAAGAGGTGAGGGATGAAGATGAAATTAAAAGTCAGACCGAGCTGACGGAAACGAAAGTAGCTATCTCCATCGCCGATGTGAAAGGCAATGACGAAGCTAATGGCAAGGATATTGCCGATCTGAAACAGGTGGTGACGCAAGCTCCGGAGGAGGAAGAGAAGGTGTTCGACATGGTAGAGCAGATGCCGACGTTTCCCGGCGGGACCAATGAGTTGATGAAATATATCGCCGACCATTTGAAATACCCGACGATTGCGCAGGAAAACGGTGTGGAGGGACGGGTGATCTGCCAGTTTGTGGTTAGCAGTGACGGTAGAGTACGGGATGCTAAAGTTGTAAAGACGCTGGATCCTTACTGTGACAAGGAAGCTATCCGCGTAATTATGTCAATGCCTAAGTGGATACCGGGCAAACAAAATGGCAAGGCGGTTTCTGTGAAGTATACGGTTCCTATTGTCTTTAGATTACAATAA
- a CDS encoding PstS family phosphate ABC transporter substrate-binding protein has protein sequence MKMVKLLQLSGLIVMLAFISACRHKPKDGLTDTYTSGVIAIAADESFRPIVQEEIDVFEGLFPLAGIVPRYVTEVEAINLLLKDSLRLAITSRRLTPEEMGSFNSRKFFPQEIKIATDGLALITNRGNPDTLIGVKDFRRILTGEAGQWKDIYPSSRLGDIHLVFDNKNSSTVRFAVDSIAKGAPLSTRVKALKTNKEVIDYVARTPDAMGVIGVNWLSDRNDTTGLSFSREVRVMSVSAADKATPANSYKPYQAYLFYGDYPLARSIYVLLNDPRSALPWGFASFLASDRGQRIILKSGLVPATQPVRVVNVKDE, from the coding sequence ATGAAAATGGTGAAACTGCTTCAGCTTTCAGGATTGATAGTAATGCTGGCCTTTATATCTGCCTGTCGCCATAAGCCTAAAGACGGCTTGACGGATACCTATACTTCCGGCGTCATAGCAATTGCTGCCGACGAAAGTTTCCGGCCGATTGTGCAGGAAGAGATAGATGTATTCGAGGGATTGTTTCCTCTGGCGGGAATTGTGCCCCGTTATGTGACGGAAGTAGAAGCTATCAACCTTTTGCTCAAGGATAGTCTGCGGTTGGCGATAACCAGCCGCAGGCTGACTCCGGAGGAGATGGGCTCTTTCAACAGTAGGAAGTTCTTTCCGCAAGAGATAAAGATTGCGACGGATGGGCTTGCGTTAATAACGAATCGGGGCAATCCGGACACATTGATTGGAGTGAAAGATTTTCGCCGTATTCTTACCGGGGAAGCCGGACAGTGGAAAGATATTTATCCCTCATCCCGTTTGGGGGATATTCACCTGGTATTCGATAATAAGAATTCCAGCACCGTACGTTTTGCTGTGGACTCTATCGCTAAGGGAGCGCCGCTTTCGACTCGGGTGAAAGCGTTAAAGACGAATAAGGAAGTTATTGATTACGTGGCACGTACACCGGACGCAATGGGAGTTATCGGAGTGAACTGGTTGAGTGACCGTAACGATACTACCGGACTTTCTTTCAGCAGAGAGGTACGGGTTATGTCCGTCAGTGCTGCCGATAAGGCCACGCCGGCAAACAGCTACAAGCCTTATCAGGCGTATCTGTTTTATGGTGATTATCCACTGGCACGTAGTATTTATGTATTACTGAATGATCCGAGAAGTGCTCTTCCTTGGGGCTTCGCTTCTTTCCTTGCTTCCGACCGGGGACAGCGGATCATTTTGAAGTCGGGATTAGTGCCCGCCACCCAACCGGTGCGTGTGGTAAACGTCAAAGATGAATAA
- a CDS encoding tetratricopeptide repeat protein: MEANMKRKLLLCMGAMLLAGTLAAQVPVPEWETGVEQIKSLIKTDPGQASATAGELLKGKNKKNVSLIISIARAYLNVGKLPEAESYLKMAQKVDKKDAGVSVLEGDIALAQKDVGRACQFYEQAIYFNPDCKEAYLKYARAYRSASPSQAIDKLQQLKALAPDFLEADKELAGVYYATNRFGKAAETYAKFIDTPVATEDDILKYAFALFLNHDFEKSLEVVQKGLQKNGRHAAFNRLAMYNYTDLKRYDEAEKAANDFFNASDNADYSYLDYRYYGALLSALKKYDRAIVEYGKALEKDSSQIDVWREIADAYELKNDYAQAIAAYQKYYDTLSQDKKTPEALFQLGRLYYGQGTSQDTLTVQPADRMTALQAADSVFALVARQAPDSYLGDMWRARTHSAMDPETTEGLAKPYYEKVADMLLAKNEPRYNSALIECYSYLGYYYLLKSDYSVSKEYWNKILAIDPTNATAKKALDGIK, translated from the coding sequence ATGGAAGCTAACATGAAACGTAAATTATTATTATGTATGGGAGCGATGCTGCTTGCCGGTACGCTTGCCGCACAGGTGCCTGTTCCAGAGTGGGAGACAGGGGTAGAGCAAATAAAAAGCCTGATAAAGACAGATCCCGGACAGGCATCTGCAACTGCCGGGGAGTTATTGAAAGGAAAAAACAAGAAGAACGTATCACTCATCATCTCCATAGCCCGCGCCTATCTGAATGTAGGCAAGCTGCCGGAGGCGGAGAGTTATCTGAAAATGGCTCAGAAAGTGGATAAGAAAGATGCGGGCGTGTCCGTTTTGGAGGGAGACATTGCCCTTGCTCAGAAAGATGTAGGGCGTGCCTGCCAATTTTACGAACAGGCTATCTATTTTAATCCGGACTGTAAAGAGGCTTATCTGAAATATGCCCGGGCTTATAGATCTGCCAGCCCATCGCAGGCCATTGACAAACTGCAACAACTGAAGGCGTTGGCTCCCGACTTTTTGGAGGCGGACAAGGAGCTTGCCGGAGTGTATTATGCAACCAACCGTTTCGGTAAAGCAGCCGAGACTTATGCTAAATTCATAGATACCCCTGTTGCTACGGAGGATGATATCTTGAAATATGCGTTTGCCCTGTTCCTGAACCATGATTTTGAAAAATCGCTGGAGGTGGTCCAGAAAGGGTTGCAGAAGAACGGACGACATGCTGCGTTTAATCGTCTGGCTATGTACAACTATACCGACTTGAAACGTTATGATGAAGCCGAAAAAGCGGCAAATGATTTTTTCAATGCCTCGGACAATGCCGATTACTCCTATTTGGATTACCGGTATTACGGTGCTTTGCTGAGTGCTTTGAAGAAGTATGACCGCGCCATTGTGGAATATGGAAAGGCGCTCGAAAAGGATAGCAGCCAGATTGATGTCTGGCGTGAAATAGCAGATGCTTATGAGTTGAAAAACGATTACGCACAGGCTATTGCTGCCTATCAAAAATATTATGATACTTTAAGTCAAGATAAAAAGACGCCTGAGGCACTATTCCAACTTGGGCGTCTCTATTATGGTCAGGGCACATCTCAGGATACTCTTACCGTTCAGCCAGCCGATCGTATGACGGCATTACAGGCTGCGGACTCTGTGTTTGCGCTGGTAGCCCGGCAAGCTCCTGACAGCTACTTGGGCGATATGTGGCGTGCCCGCACTCACTCTGCCATGGACCCGGAGACAACCGAGGGCCTGGCAAAGCCTTATTATGAAAAGGTAGCGGACATGCTGTTGGCAAAGAACGAGCCGAGGTATAACTCTGCATTGATTGAATGTTACAGTTATCTGGGATATTACTATCTGTTGAAGAGTGATTATTCGGTTTCAAAAGAGTATTGGAATAAAATTCTGGCTATCGACCCCACCAATGCCACTGCTAAAAAGGCATTGGACGGCATCAAATAG
- a CDS encoding alpha-L-rhamnosidase, with amino-acid sequence MNIRRLFSMFLLFAACSLQAANIDLTRITAEMRSGLVVTTRTPRLGWQMISSDNTEVQTSYELKVTNRISGEMVFHTGKVQSKQSQLVKIKTLPVGDYNWRVRVWNKSDEPSSWSDKGRFIITNVKASFGESRWIGAITKADAHTPEGRIFHGSEMKKETVKAAWAAADSLSRKSIYVRTTFTSQQKKVKQAVVNICGLGLYELSINGKKVGNSEFTPLISDYDKSVWYNTYDVTTLLQKGNNAIGVLLGNGFYNVQGGRYRKLLISFGPPTVRLQLTIHYEDGTSQTVASDKTWKYDFSPVTFNCIYGGEDYDARQEQKGWNMAKFNDTLWNQVVVQEGPKGVLRPQIAAPVAIMEHYSPISATHLPDSLLAAASKSTKRKVDASAIVLDMGQNLAGFPEITVKGKKGQTVTLLVAEALTPEGACNQRQTGRQHYYQYTLKGDGEETWHPRFSYYGFRYIQIEGATMQGEKNPQKLPVIKKIRSCFVYNSTPKVSTFECSNSIFNGAHRLIEKAVRSNMQGVFTDCPHREKLGWLEQDHLNGPGLLFNYDLTGFIPQTLQNIADAQHPNGAVPTTAPEYVYFQGKGMDDFAESPEWGCTLVVLPFMYYDFYGDDSLIHTYYKNMSRYVDYLATRAEGHILSFGLGDWYDYGNFRAGFSRNTPVPLVATAHYYMIVKYMIRAAQMVGNNYDEIYFTNLATEIRNAFNEKFYQEEKKTYGTGSQCSLSLPLYLGLTPEGDEKAVLNNLIADIKKNGNHLTTGDVGNRYLFQTLAENGLDELMYTMHNHEDVPGYGFQQKFGATTLTEQWDPRQGSSWNHFMMGQIDEWFFKSLAGIRSAKPGMSEVILSPRTVGDLQYVKASTELLYGRLTVEWKKVGDKIEVKYEAPIGCKVKLLKE; translated from the coding sequence ATGAATATTCGAAGACTATTCTCCATGTTTCTCTTATTTGCCGCCTGCTCCCTGCAAGCGGCAAATATTGATTTAACCCGGATCACTGCAGAAATGCGGAGCGGGCTCGTAGTGACCACCCGAACGCCCCGGTTGGGATGGCAAATGATCTCCTCGGACAATACCGAAGTACAGACTTCCTACGAATTGAAAGTAACAAATCGCATAAGTGGCGAGATGGTTTTCCACACTGGGAAGGTACAGAGCAAACAGAGCCAATTGGTGAAAATCAAAACACTGCCGGTGGGAGATTATAACTGGCGTGTACGTGTTTGGAATAAAAGCGATGAACCTTCGTCATGGAGCGATAAAGGACGTTTCATCATCACAAACGTAAAAGCATCTTTTGGTGAAAGCCGCTGGATTGGCGCCATCACCAAGGCAGATGCCCACACTCCGGAAGGCCGTATATTTCATGGCAGCGAAATGAAAAAAGAAACGGTGAAAGCAGCCTGGGCAGCAGCCGACTCCCTTTCACGTAAGAGCATCTATGTGCGCACCACTTTTACCTCGCAACAAAAGAAAGTAAAACAAGCTGTGGTGAATATTTGCGGTCTTGGTCTTTATGAGCTGTCTATCAATGGCAAGAAAGTAGGCAACAGCGAGTTTACTCCTCTTATCTCCGATTATGACAAATCTGTGTGGTATAATACTTACGATGTAACCACACTGCTTCAAAAAGGCAATAACGCTATCGGAGTGCTGCTGGGTAATGGCTTCTACAATGTACAAGGAGGTCGTTACCGCAAGCTACTCATCAGTTTCGGCCCTCCTACCGTACGCCTGCAACTCACCATTCACTACGAAGATGGGACATCACAGACAGTAGCATCGGACAAAACATGGAAATACGACTTCAGTCCTGTTACATTCAACTGTATTTACGGAGGGGAAGATTACGATGCCCGACAAGAACAAAAAGGGTGGAACATGGCTAAGTTTAATGATACACTTTGGAACCAAGTAGTAGTTCAAGAAGGGCCCAAAGGTGTGTTGCGTCCGCAAATAGCAGCTCCCGTAGCTATTATGGAACACTACTCGCCAATATCCGCCACTCATCTGCCTGACTCCCTGCTGGCCGCTGCGTCCAAATCTACCAAACGTAAGGTAGACGCCTCGGCCATAGTACTGGATATGGGGCAGAACCTTGCCGGATTTCCCGAAATCACAGTTAAAGGAAAGAAAGGGCAGACAGTAACATTATTGGTCGCAGAGGCATTGACACCTGAAGGAGCCTGCAATCAACGCCAAACAGGTCGTCAACATTACTATCAATACACATTGAAAGGCGACGGTGAAGAAACCTGGCATCCACGCTTCTCCTACTATGGATTTCGATACATCCAAATAGAGGGTGCTACGATGCAAGGTGAGAAGAATCCTCAGAAGCTCCCGGTTATCAAAAAAATACGTTCATGTTTTGTATACAACTCAACTCCCAAGGTATCAACTTTTGAATGTTCCAATTCCATCTTTAATGGTGCACACCGTTTGATAGAGAAAGCCGTAAGAAGTAACATGCAAGGAGTATTTACCGACTGCCCACATCGCGAAAAATTGGGATGGCTGGAACAGGACCATCTCAATGGCCCCGGCTTACTGTTCAACTATGATTTAACAGGATTCATCCCGCAGACTCTACAAAACATAGCCGATGCCCAGCATCCCAATGGAGCAGTACCTACCACCGCCCCCGAATATGTCTACTTTCAGGGAAAAGGCATGGACGACTTCGCTGAGTCTCCCGAATGGGGATGCACGCTGGTGGTGCTTCCTTTCATGTATTATGATTTTTATGGTGATGACTCACTCATCCACACCTATTACAAGAACATGTCCCGTTATGTTGATTATTTAGCAACACGCGCCGAAGGACACATTCTCTCTTTCGGGTTAGGTGATTGGTACGACTATGGCAATTTTCGTGCCGGATTCTCACGCAACACACCGGTACCGTTAGTAGCCACAGCACATTATTACATGATAGTAAAATACATGATCAGGGCAGCTCAAATGGTAGGTAACAACTACGATGAAATCTACTTTACCAATTTAGCAACCGAAATCCGCAACGCTTTCAATGAGAAGTTCTATCAAGAAGAGAAAAAAACATATGGTACAGGCAGTCAGTGTTCGCTATCGCTCCCACTCTATTTAGGACTGACACCCGAAGGTGATGAAAAAGCTGTACTCAATAATTTGATAGCCGACATCAAGAAAAACGGAAATCACCTGACAACAGGTGATGTAGGGAACCGCTACCTCTTCCAAACATTAGCCGAGAATGGGTTGGACGAGCTAATGTACACAATGCACAATCATGAAGATGTGCCCGGTTATGGTTTCCAGCAAAAGTTTGGCGCTACAACTCTCACCGAGCAGTGGGATCCTCGCCAAGGTTCATCATGGAATCATTTCATGATGGGTCAAATAGACGAATGGTTTTTCAAAAGTTTAGCGGGTATACGAAGTGCCAAACCGGGAATGAGCGAAGTTATTCTATCCCCCCGTACAGTAGGCGACCTTCAATATGTGAAAGCCTCTACCGAATTACTTTACGGTAGGCTTACAGTGGAATGGAAAAAAGTCGGTGACAAGATAGAAGTAAAGTACGAAGCACCAATCGGTTGCAAAGTTAAGCTATTAAAGGAATAA